A portion of the Pseudarthrobacter defluvii genome contains these proteins:
- a CDS encoding alanine racemase, translated as MSPRDKGIPSRAFGMTVTEFLATGPRLSEFWTPIVALDDEAIRHNLDLMAQWCSARGLSLMPHGKTTMAPELWQRQLDTGSIGITLATMGQVRTARSFGLDSVMLANAVVDERSLRYLAAELADPQFRFVCWADSVATMEKMESTLRDAGITRPIDVCVELGAPGGRTGARTVTEAIEVARRAAASDVVRLAGVAGYEGSLGHDRSDATLDAVGDYLKRQVELHQALSGLYDDGPIFVTAGGSAYFDVVADVYGKAMGADPRTLWTLRSGAYITHDDGFYRQVSPLDEGKAACQQDDGKFRSAMRGIARVVSHPEPGLALIDGGKRDFPFDEGLPIPRRTAADLDGTWTPLIDASITAMNDQHSYLQLTGQNVDLGAVIAMGLSHPCTTFDKWHYLPMTAGPENDLVVELIRTFF; from the coding sequence TTGTCCCCCCGCGATAAGGGAATCCCCAGCCGCGCCTTCGGCATGACGGTGACGGAGTTCCTCGCCACAGGGCCGCGGCTCTCGGAGTTCTGGACACCCATCGTCGCACTGGATGATGAGGCGATCCGGCACAACCTGGACCTGATGGCGCAGTGGTGCTCGGCGCGGGGGCTATCGCTCATGCCGCACGGCAAGACAACCATGGCCCCTGAACTGTGGCAGCGGCAGCTCGACACAGGAAGCATTGGCATCACCCTGGCCACCATGGGACAGGTCCGCACCGCGCGCTCCTTCGGGCTGGACTCCGTCATGCTTGCCAACGCCGTCGTCGACGAGCGTTCGCTGCGCTACCTCGCCGCCGAACTAGCCGACCCGCAGTTTCGCTTTGTCTGCTGGGCCGACTCAGTGGCGACGATGGAGAAGATGGAGTCCACCCTCCGTGACGCCGGCATCACCAGGCCGATCGACGTCTGCGTCGAACTCGGCGCGCCAGGCGGACGAACCGGTGCACGCACCGTCACCGAAGCGATCGAGGTCGCCAGGCGTGCGGCCGCTTCGGATGTCGTCCGCCTGGCCGGCGTCGCCGGATACGAGGGATCCCTCGGCCACGACCGCTCCGATGCGACATTGGACGCTGTGGGGGACTACCTCAAGCGGCAAGTTGAGCTGCACCAGGCGCTGAGCGGGCTCTACGACGACGGCCCCATCTTTGTCACCGCAGGAGGAAGCGCGTACTTCGACGTCGTCGCCGACGTCTACGGGAAGGCCATGGGAGCGGACCCCCGCACCCTCTGGACGCTCCGGAGCGGCGCCTACATCACCCACGACGACGGGTTCTACCGCCAGGTCTCCCCGCTCGACGAGGGAAAAGCAGCCTGCCAGCAGGATGATGGCAAGTTCCGCTCGGCAATGCGGGGCATCGCCCGCGTGGTCTCGCACCCCGAGCCAGGCCTCGCTCTCATCGATGGCGGCAAGCGCGACTTCCCCTTCGATGAGGGGTTGCCGATCCCCCGTCGAACTGCCGCAGACCTTGACGGAACCTGGACCCCGCTCATTGACGCATCGATCACCGCCATGAACGATCAACACAGCTACCTGCAACTCACCGGTCAAAACGTCGACCTAGGCGCGGTGATAGCGATGGGCCTGTCACACCCGTGCACGACGTTCGACAAGTGGCACTACTTGCCCATGACGGCGGGCCCGGAGAACGACCTTGTAGTCGAACTCATCCGCACCTTCTTCTGA
- a CDS encoding RidA family protein: MTSTSKTAFHTPRAPQPAGPYSQGIEANGFFYTAGFGPQDPATGAVPDSVADQTRQVLRNVQSILAERGLTMDDCVKTTVHLADLADFAEFNEAYEEFFSQPYPVRTTVGSQLANILVEIDVVAAVPAAK, encoded by the coding sequence ATGACTTCCACGTCCAAAACAGCTTTCCACACGCCCAGGGCTCCGCAGCCGGCCGGCCCCTACAGCCAGGGCATCGAGGCCAACGGCTTCTTTTACACCGCAGGTTTTGGCCCGCAGGACCCGGCCACCGGAGCGGTCCCCGACTCTGTTGCCGATCAGACACGACAGGTGCTGCGAAATGTGCAGAGCATCCTCGCCGAGCGGGGACTCACGATGGACGACTGCGTCAAAACAACCGTGCACCTCGCGGATCTGGCAGACTTCGCCGAATTCAACGAAGCCTACGAGGAGTTCTTCTCCCAGCCCTATCCGGTGCGCACCACGGTCGGATCACAACTGGCCAACATCCTCGTCGAGATCGACGTCGTCGCCGCTGTCCCAGCAGCCAAGTAG
- a CDS encoding MFS transporter — MTETKHMQGTSWKTTTSAKQRRTIAGGAIGTLMEYFDYYLYGLASATVFPAVFFPEDNPVVGTLSSFASFAFGFLLRPVGGLVFGHIGDRVGRKTTLMITVIGMGISTAAIGLIPSASAIGIAAPILLLLFRMFQGLFVGGEMGGAATLVVEHAPAGRRGLYGALLISGAGIANVASAGLMAAFGAGSHSFFITWGWRIPFVFALVLAIVAIVLRSKLEESDEFKELAATRTLKREPRKSPLKEIFRHPKNAILGILIGLPQSIAGYIVLTFGLAYMVSKGTQAQVGFIGTMIVGVLQIFAAPMWGSLSDRFGRRKIYIIGCIGFALLIYPALALYGTQTAILIWLGMIIGFVIPGVAMQGTLQTMLVEMFDVEARTTGVNIGYQISNTIGGGFAPLIATALAAAFGSVWPVVIYAAVIALVGVIATAYASFRPDVENAGRLHPIT, encoded by the coding sequence ATGACTGAAACCAAGCACATGCAGGGAACATCGTGGAAAACGACGACATCGGCAAAGCAACGCCGGACCATAGCCGGTGGCGCCATCGGCACCTTGATGGAGTACTTCGACTACTACCTGTACGGTCTGGCGTCGGCTACCGTTTTCCCCGCAGTGTTCTTCCCTGAAGACAACCCGGTGGTGGGAACGCTGTCGTCCTTCGCCAGCTTTGCGTTCGGCTTTCTTCTGCGCCCTGTCGGCGGCCTGGTGTTCGGCCATATTGGCGATCGCGTCGGCCGCAAAACGACACTGATGATCACCGTCATCGGCATGGGAATCTCCACTGCAGCCATCGGCCTGATCCCCTCGGCAAGCGCCATCGGGATCGCAGCGCCGATTCTGCTTCTCCTCTTCCGCATGTTCCAGGGTCTCTTCGTCGGCGGCGAGATGGGCGGAGCGGCAACACTTGTCGTCGAGCACGCACCTGCTGGCCGACGCGGCCTTTACGGGGCGCTGCTCATCAGCGGTGCCGGGATCGCCAATGTGGCTTCAGCGGGTCTGATGGCTGCATTCGGGGCCGGTTCCCACTCGTTCTTCATCACGTGGGGCTGGCGGATCCCGTTTGTCTTTGCCCTGGTGCTCGCCATCGTTGCCATCGTGCTGCGCTCCAAGCTGGAAGAATCCGACGAGTTCAAAGAACTTGCCGCAACCCGCACTCTCAAGCGGGAACCCCGCAAATCGCCCCTCAAAGAGATCTTTCGGCACCCGAAGAACGCCATTCTGGGCATCCTTATCGGTCTCCCGCAAAGTATTGCCGGTTACATCGTGCTGACTTTCGGCCTCGCATACATGGTGTCCAAGGGAACCCAGGCACAGGTAGGATTCATCGGCACCATGATCGTCGGAGTTCTGCAGATTTTCGCCGCCCCCATGTGGGGAAGCCTGTCGGATAGGTTCGGGCGACGCAAAATCTACATCATCGGCTGCATCGGCTTTGCACTCCTTATATACCCCGCCCTCGCTCTCTACGGCACCCAGACAGCAATCCTCATCTGGCTGGGCATGATCATCGGATTTGTCATCCCCGGTGTTGCCATGCAGGGCACCCTCCAGACCATGCTCGTCGAGATGTTCGACGTCGAAGCACGCACCACGGGCGTCAACATTGGCTACCAGATTTCCAACACCATCGGAGGCGGTTTCGCGCCCCTCATCGCCACCGCCCTCGCCGCGGCCTTCGGCAGCGTGTGGCCGGTCGTCATCTATGCCGCCGTCATCGCCCTCGTCGGCGTTATCGCCACCGCGTACGCTTCGTTCCGCCCCGACGTCGAGAACGCAGGACGTCTGCATCCCATCACTTAG
- a CDS encoding helix-turn-helix transcriptional regulator → MSEDAMTTTSSAAAASNSLARMGTYDSVDEILEVFRPVMHAMAAAAGPGCEVVLHDLSAPEPDLSHTIAAIENGHVTGREVGGPSSSLGVGVLHDQSGDHNAFGYRGITADGRQLRCSSVYFRNSAGRIIAALCVNVDFSAIHKAQALLDGLLPQESSNSAEQPNEFFGRDLVAVMDVMIAEAIREIGKPVEQMSRDDRIAVLRKLDQQGVLQMRKGVERIAARLDISRVTAYAYLDEARSQAPEMAALDPRPR, encoded by the coding sequence ATGAGCGAGGACGCGATGACGACAACGAGCTCCGCCGCGGCGGCGAGTAATTCCCTGGCTCGTATGGGGACCTATGACTCCGTGGATGAGATCCTTGAGGTTTTTCGCCCTGTGATGCACGCCATGGCCGCCGCTGCCGGCCCAGGTTGCGAAGTAGTTTTGCATGACCTCTCGGCGCCGGAGCCCGACCTCAGCCACACCATCGCGGCGATCGAAAACGGCCACGTCACGGGGCGTGAGGTCGGAGGCCCGTCCTCGAGCCTGGGCGTCGGGGTGCTCCACGACCAGTCCGGAGATCACAATGCATTTGGTTACCGTGGCATCACGGCTGACGGACGACAGCTGCGCTGCTCGTCGGTGTACTTCCGCAACTCGGCCGGCCGAATCATCGCTGCACTGTGCGTGAATGTGGACTTCAGCGCAATTCATAAAGCTCAAGCGCTTCTCGACGGGCTGCTGCCGCAGGAGTCCTCGAACTCCGCCGAGCAGCCCAATGAGTTCTTCGGCCGGGACCTGGTGGCTGTGATGGACGTGATGATCGCAGAAGCCATCCGTGAGATTGGAAAACCTGTGGAGCAAATGAGCCGCGATGACCGTATTGCTGTGCTCAGGAAGCTGGATCAGCAGGGCGTGCTTCAAATGCGGAAGGGTGTCGAGAGAATCGCCGCGCGCCTCGATATCTCCCGAGTGACTGCGTACGCGTATCTGGATGAAGCGCGGAGCCAGGCCCCGGAAATGGCGGCGCTGGATCCCAGGCCGCGCTAA
- a CDS encoding MerR family transcriptional regulator — MVETGGQLWSIGELATLCGVTVRTLHHYDQIGLFRATGRTDSGHRRYSEDDVCHLYRIRALRALGLSLEHVRQILASSPSDVGAVRQLLAAQLSALHQQAEQAQRLQHQIQALLDNMGSTTPGADHFITILEGMTMYEKYFTEEQRTELAQRRAELGPVAINDAKAAFESLVEEGLGYLSTNTPVDDPAVRDFASRWDELGSQFHSNDATKTAARSMWQDNSRELSARLPWPEDRIQELVTYLQRVRDTG; from the coding sequence ATGGTGGAGACCGGCGGGCAGCTTTGGAGCATTGGCGAACTGGCCACATTGTGCGGGGTAACTGTCCGGACATTGCACCACTACGACCAGATCGGACTATTTCGCGCAACAGGGCGAACCGACTCCGGGCACCGGCGGTATTCGGAGGACGATGTTTGCCACCTCTACCGCATCAGGGCGCTACGGGCACTGGGCCTGTCACTGGAACATGTCCGCCAGATCCTGGCGTCATCGCCAAGCGATGTCGGCGCGGTGCGACAACTCCTCGCCGCCCAGTTGTCGGCACTACACCAACAAGCGGAACAGGCGCAGCGTCTCCAGCACCAAATCCAAGCCCTGCTCGACAACATGGGCAGCACCACGCCGGGGGCGGATCACTTCATAACAATTCTGGAAGGGATGACCATGTACGAGAAGTACTTCACCGAAGAACAGCGCACCGAACTGGCCCAGCGACGGGCTGAGCTCGGCCCGGTCGCCATCAACGATGCCAAGGCCGCCTTTGAAAGCCTTGTTGAAGAAGGCCTGGGCTACTTGTCCACAAATACCCCCGTGGACGACCCGGCAGTACGGGACTTTGCCAGTCGTTGGGATGAGCTCGGTTCCCAGTTCCACAGCAATGACGCGACCAAGACTGCGGCGCGGAGCATGTGGCAGGACAACAGTAGAGAGCTGAGCGCCAGGCTCCCATGGCCCGAAGACCGGATCCAGGAACTAGTCACCTATCTCCAACGGGTCCGAGACACGGGCTAG
- a CDS encoding DUF4386 domain-containing protein: MFVTSRMFEAAVIVIGVVCLLAVVTLRQAGASGADPGTLVGAGRALVAVRDWTFLLGPGTIPAVNALLLDYLLFRSRMVPRIIPILGLIGAPLLLASAIATIFGNNTQASVLSAVATLPIFLWELSLEIYLTFEGFKPAPNIAHGGAVTGS, from the coding sequence GTGTTTGTCACCTCCCGGATGTTCGAGGCGGCTGTCATTGTTATTGGCGTCGTCTGCCTGCTGGCGGTCGTAACGCTCCGGCAGGCAGGAGCTTCCGGTGCAGATCCTGGCACGCTGGTTGGTGCCGGTCGGGCACTGGTGGCAGTGCGGGACTGGACGTTCCTTCTCGGGCCCGGGACGATCCCGGCCGTCAACGCGCTGTTGCTGGACTATCTGCTATTCAGGTCCCGGATGGTGCCGCGTATTATTCCCATCCTGGGACTCATTGGCGCTCCACTGCTGCTCGCCTCGGCTATCGCGACCATATTCGGCAACAATACCCAGGCTTCGGTTCTGTCGGCCGTTGCGACCCTGCCAATTTTCCTTTGGGAACTTTCCTTGGAAATCTACCTGACATTCGAAGGATTCAAACCCGCGCCGAACATAGCTCACGGTGGCGCCGTTACGGGGAGTTGA
- a CDS encoding IclR family transcriptional regulator: MANSRSGDSVIGRVVRVLEAFDRDRQTMTMSRLAARTSLPRSTAHRLVEELIGYGLIRRSDSGELQIGLRMWEIATRSQSAMDVREAALPFMDDVLSVVRQHTTLAVLDQGSALYVERMSARDSILDAARITDRLPLNACSPGLVLLAHSSPAFQETFLAGRLTKLTDETPTDPGLIRRHLAEVRQRGFVALPGIGVSEWLGIAVPVFGPERSVVAALSAIVPRDEGDVQVIVPALMTAARGISRTLAPVRRPSFSSDG, translated from the coding sequence GTGGCCAATTCTCGCAGTGGAGATTCGGTGATCGGCCGGGTGGTCCGTGTCCTCGAGGCATTTGACCGCGACCGGCAGACCATGACGATGTCGCGCCTGGCCGCCCGCACCAGCCTGCCGCGATCCACGGCGCATCGGCTCGTTGAGGAACTCATTGGTTACGGCCTGATCCGCCGCTCCGATTCCGGTGAACTGCAGATCGGGTTGCGCATGTGGGAAATTGCCACTCGGTCCCAATCGGCGATGGATGTCCGCGAAGCCGCACTGCCGTTTATGGACGATGTTCTCTCCGTTGTCCGCCAGCACACCACACTGGCAGTTCTGGACCAGGGGTCAGCCCTCTACGTCGAGCGCATGTCGGCACGGGATTCCATTCTGGACGCTGCGCGGATCACGGACCGTCTGCCGCTGAATGCGTGTTCACCCGGCCTTGTGCTGCTGGCCCATTCCTCGCCCGCCTTCCAGGAGACCTTCCTCGCCGGGCGGCTGACAAAGCTTACCGACGAAACGCCAACAGATCCCGGACTCATCCGGCGGCATCTTGCTGAGGTTAGGCAGCGGGGATTCGTCGCCTTGCCGGGAATCGGGGTTTCCGAATGGCTTGGCATCGCCGTTCCTGTCTTCGGGCCCGAACGCTCCGTTGTGGCGGCGCTCAGCGCCATCGTGCCGCGTGATGAGGGCGACGTCCAGGTCATCGTGCCTGCCCTCATGACGGCGGCCCGCGGAATTTCCCGGACGCTGGCTCCGGTTCGCCGGCCTTCGTTCAGCAGCGACGGCTGA
- a CDS encoding cytochrome P450, protein MFAATTLDTHLPRSEEGSLPYSHELQWPSGLEPFKVVDDGSQEDPYAHYTWMRENAPVLRCWSPVSDVYFISRYEDVRKAFRAPKIFSSEVVSPPPMTFLTLFDAPNHNRLRKVVATAFTPKAIKLFEDRIRETANALLDDLLAKGGGEVVEEYAIQLSMATISALLDVPAQDYEKMKFWSDETFSYFGRLARNAPGTGTDKDSAHDFWAYLKDTLERLYAEESPSMGGHIARMWKDEGILTEQEAKELCSFVFIAGHDTTTILLANAFRIFAEQPGLLTRIRETPADAAQFAEELARHSGAVHRASRITTEAVEVAGVAIPAGSIVRLLNASASRDLFDDGDTFDMDHDNSKSLGFGHGVHSCLGQPLAHLETTITAEVLAQRLASVTLDPAHPIEWVRGNNLTNAGPHRMHVFLEEHND, encoded by the coding sequence ATGTTCGCAGCAACGACGCTCGACACGCACCTTCCACGCAGCGAGGAAGGCAGCCTGCCCTACTCCCACGAACTGCAGTGGCCCAGCGGCCTGGAGCCGTTCAAGGTTGTTGACGACGGCTCCCAGGAGGACCCCTACGCCCACTACACGTGGATGCGCGAGAACGCGCCCGTTCTCCGGTGCTGGTCACCGGTCTCAGATGTCTACTTCATTTCCCGCTACGAGGATGTCCGCAAAGCCTTCCGGGCCCCGAAGATCTTCTCTTCGGAAGTGGTCTCGCCGCCGCCGATGACCTTCCTGACGCTTTTCGATGCGCCGAACCATAACCGCCTGCGCAAGGTTGTGGCCACCGCCTTCACACCCAAGGCCATCAAACTGTTTGAGGACCGAATACGGGAAACGGCCAACGCGCTGCTCGACGATCTTCTCGCCAAGGGCGGCGGCGAAGTGGTGGAGGAGTACGCCATCCAGCTCAGCATGGCCACCATCTCCGCCTTGCTGGACGTCCCCGCCCAGGACTACGAGAAGATGAAGTTCTGGTCCGATGAGACCTTCTCCTACTTCGGACGGCTCGCCCGGAACGCCCCGGGCACGGGGACCGACAAGGACAGCGCCCACGATTTCTGGGCCTACCTGAAAGACACCCTGGAGCGCCTCTACGCGGAGGAAAGCCCGTCCATGGGCGGGCACATCGCCCGCATGTGGAAGGACGAAGGCATCCTCACCGAACAGGAAGCCAAGGAACTGTGTTCGTTCGTCTTCATCGCCGGACACGACACCACCACCATCCTGCTGGCCAATGCCTTCCGCATCTTTGCCGAACAGCCCGGTCTGCTCACCCGCATCCGCGAGACCCCTGCCGACGCCGCACAGTTCGCCGAGGAACTGGCCCGGCACAGCGGCGCCGTCCACCGCGCCAGCCGCATCACCACCGAAGCCGTGGAAGTGGCCGGGGTGGCCATCCCCGCCGGCAGCATCGTTCGCCTGCTCAACGCTTCGGCCAGCCGGGACCTCTTCGACGACGGCGACACCTTCGACATGGACCACGACAACAGCAAATCCCTGGGCTTCGGCCACGGCGTGCACAGTTGCCTGGGCCAGCCCCTGGCCCACCTCGAAACCACCATTACCGCCGAAGTGCTGGCCCAGCGCCTGGCCTCGGTCACGCTGGACCCAGCCCACCCGATTGAGTGGGTTCGCGGCAACAACCTCACCAACGCGGGCCCCCACCGCATGCACGTCTTCCTGGAGGAGCACAATGACTGA
- a CDS encoding NAD(P)/FAD-dependent oxidoreductase, translating into MTEKTTDPIVIVGSGHAGVAVAAGLRTGGWDGRIVLIDAQHGMPYERPPLSKELLTPGSGDKTALLRKEDYYQARGMERITGHTVESIDPAARAVVLAGGSRLPFHRLVLAIGSRARELPVPGAQLDGVLALRTYQDGLAIQRALVPGAKVVIIGAGFIGMEVAAAAVKNGCSVTVLEFQDRVMKRVTSAPVSAFFEGLHRDRGVNLEFGAAVTELQGEGRVERVVTSDGRHFEADVVVAGIGVLPNQELAEAAGAACRDGVLVDEHCRTNIPGIYAAGDVTRFTSPFSGASQRLESIQNANAQAEALVSDILGSQPRTAEVPWFWTVQHGVRLQTAGVMHPDDEVIVRGDPDTGKFSVVYLREGRLAAVDTVGGLADFRPAKKLIPAGRLLDPALVADPAVKLEDTATGEHSRSDARQTAAALA; encoded by the coding sequence ATGACTGAGAAAACCACGGATCCTATCGTTATTGTCGGCAGCGGACACGCCGGCGTTGCCGTGGCAGCAGGCCTGCGGACCGGCGGCTGGGACGGCCGGATCGTCCTCATCGATGCCCAGCACGGGATGCCCTACGAGCGGCCCCCGCTGTCCAAGGAACTGCTCACGCCCGGTTCCGGAGACAAAACAGCCCTCCTCCGCAAGGAAGACTATTACCAGGCCAGGGGGATGGAGCGCATCACGGGGCATACCGTCGAATCGATTGACCCCGCCGCCCGGGCAGTGGTCCTTGCAGGAGGCAGCCGGCTCCCGTTCCACCGGCTGGTGCTCGCCATCGGCTCACGTGCCCGCGAGCTTCCCGTGCCCGGTGCACAGCTTGACGGGGTGCTTGCCCTCCGGACTTACCAGGACGGGCTGGCCATCCAGCGCGCGCTGGTTCCCGGCGCGAAAGTGGTGATCATCGGTGCCGGTTTCATCGGTATGGAAGTGGCCGCGGCCGCCGTCAAGAACGGATGCTCCGTCACGGTGCTGGAGTTCCAGGACCGCGTGATGAAGCGGGTGACCTCCGCACCCGTGTCCGCCTTCTTCGAGGGCCTCCACCGGGACCGGGGCGTCAACCTGGAATTCGGCGCCGCCGTGACCGAACTGCAGGGGGAGGGCCGGGTGGAACGGGTCGTGACGTCAGACGGGCGGCACTTCGAGGCCGACGTGGTGGTGGCCGGCATCGGTGTGCTGCCCAACCAGGAGCTCGCCGAAGCCGCCGGGGCGGCCTGCCGGGACGGCGTCCTGGTGGACGAACACTGCCGGACCAACATTCCGGGCATCTACGCCGCCGGGGACGTCACCCGGTTCACCAGCCCGTTCAGCGGCGCCAGCCAACGGCTGGAATCCATCCAGAACGCCAATGCCCAGGCGGAGGCCCTGGTCAGCGACATCCTCGGCAGCCAGCCCCGGACCGCGGAGGTCCCGTGGTTCTGGACCGTCCAGCACGGTGTCCGGCTGCAAACCGCCGGGGTGATGCACCCGGACGATGAAGTCATCGTGCGCGGGGATCCCGACACCGGGAAATTCTCTGTGGTGTACCTCCGCGAGGGCCGGCTGGCCGCCGTGGACACCGTGGGCGGACTGGCCGATTTCCGCCCGGCCAAGAAACTCATCCCCGCCGGGCGGCTGCTGGACCCCGCCCTGGTGGCGGACCCGGCCGTGAAACTCGAGGACACCGCAACCGGCGAACATTCGCGTTCTGACGCCCGCCAAACCGCAGCAGCACTGGCCTGA
- a CDS encoding 2Fe-2S iron-sulfur cluster-binding protein, with protein MSTNTLTVVDREGQQHAVQWEPEQSLMEALRDHDLPVLASCGGTASCATCHVFLDGDIVTSLGERNEDEAELLVDAEGFREDCSRLSCQVAFEDRLDGMTVTLAPEE; from the coding sequence ATGAGTACCAACACCCTGACCGTAGTGGACCGCGAAGGCCAGCAGCACGCCGTGCAGTGGGAGCCGGAGCAAAGCCTGATGGAGGCCCTGCGGGACCACGACCTCCCAGTGCTGGCGTCCTGCGGCGGCACAGCCTCCTGCGCCACATGCCACGTCTTCCTGGACGGCGACATCGTCACCAGCCTCGGTGAACGGAACGAGGACGAGGCCGAGCTGCTGGTGGACGCCGAAGGGTTCAGGGAGGACTGCTCACGGTTGTCCTGCCAGGTCGCGTTTGAGGACCGGCTGGACGGGATGACCGTCACCCTGGCCCCGGAGGAATAG
- a CDS encoding MFS transporter — protein sequence MHISPDTRTAPPKTPRKAALASFLGSTLEYYDFFIYGTAAALVFPHLFFPSDDPAVGLIGALATFGVAYVARPVGGLVMGHFGDKLGRKRILLLTLGIMGLASLGIGCLPTYDQVGVWAPILLVAGRLAQGFSAGAESAGASTLTLEHSPDGKRAFFTSFVMMGYASGMVLATLVFIPVSALPQDAMMSWGWRVPFWLSIVVLAVAYWVRTHLDETPVFEEAQEQEQVAPMPVKEVLKFQAPDVLRVAGMSIMVVMQTVFTVFGLAYATSTAGFDRSSILTVNAVAIGLSMLVMPLAATLADRIGRRPLLLAAAIGCSATIFVYFLALSSGNIVLVFLAAFLNMTVLYSAYNAVWPAYVAEQFATPVRYTGMALGNQLGLVLAGFAPMIASMLLTPGLTGWMPVAVFATVCMLIAGVCVFYSRETYRTPIESLGAPYLEGTALRREQHAAAKVEAGLDSPVR from the coding sequence ATGCACATATCACCCGACACACGTACCGCCCCGCCGAAGACGCCGCGGAAGGCGGCCCTGGCATCCTTCCTGGGCAGCACGCTGGAGTATTACGACTTCTTCATCTACGGAACCGCAGCCGCCCTGGTGTTCCCGCACCTGTTCTTCCCGTCCGACGACCCCGCCGTCGGCCTGATCGGCGCACTGGCCACCTTCGGCGTCGCGTACGTGGCACGGCCGGTGGGCGGGCTGGTCATGGGCCATTTCGGCGACAAGCTGGGCCGCAAGAGGATCCTGCTGCTCACCCTGGGCATTATGGGCCTGGCCTCGCTGGGCATAGGCTGCCTGCCAACCTACGATCAGGTGGGGGTCTGGGCCCCCATCCTGTTGGTAGCAGGACGCCTGGCCCAGGGTTTCTCCGCCGGGGCTGAGTCCGCGGGCGCCTCCACCCTCACGCTGGAGCACTCCCCGGACGGAAAACGTGCCTTCTTCACCAGCTTCGTGATGATGGGCTACGCCTCCGGCATGGTCCTGGCCACCCTGGTGTTCATTCCGGTGAGTGCCCTGCCGCAGGACGCCATGATGAGCTGGGGCTGGCGCGTCCCGTTCTGGCTCTCCATCGTGGTCCTCGCCGTGGCCTACTGGGTGCGGACGCACCTCGACGAGACCCCCGTCTTCGAGGAAGCGCAGGAGCAGGAACAGGTCGCACCCATGCCCGTCAAGGAGGTCCTGAAGTTCCAGGCACCGGACGTGCTGCGCGTGGCGGGCATGTCCATCATGGTGGTGATGCAGACGGTGTTTACGGTCTTCGGGCTGGCCTACGCCACTTCCACGGCGGGCTTCGACCGGTCCTCCATCCTGACGGTCAACGCCGTCGCGATCGGGCTGTCCATGCTGGTGATGCCATTGGCTGCGACGCTCGCGGACCGGATCGGACGCCGTCCGCTGCTGCTGGCCGCCGCGATCGGATGTTCCGCAACGATTTTTGTATACTTCCTGGCGTTGTCCTCGGGCAACATCGTGCTGGTGTTCCTGGCCGCGTTCCTGAACATGACCGTGCTGTACTCGGCCTACAACGCCGTCTGGCCGGCCTATGTGGCCGAGCAGTTCGCCACTCCCGTGCGCTACACGGGCATGGCGCTGGGCAACCAGCTGGGCCTGGTGCTGGCCGGGTTCGCCCCCATGATCGCCAGCATGCTGCTGACGCCGGGCCTGACGGGCTGGATGCCCGTGGCTGTTTTTGCGACTGTCTGCATGCTCATTGCCGGCGTCTGTGTCTTTTACTCACGCGAGACGTACCGAACGCCCATTGAAAGCCTGGGCGCACCGTATCTCGAGGGCACTGCCTTGCGCCGGGAACAGCATGCCGCCGCCAAGGTGGAGGCGGGACTGGACAGCCCTGTCCGCTAG
- a CDS encoding Dabb family protein has translation MIRHTVLFKFKPDFPPEDKQTWIAGLNRMRGNIPGMLNLAHGPDVLGTERSFDYAIVADFETVEDIAVYNTHPLHEPLKAYSFPNSLHILSVDFHLEDPQPAPAKTPLS, from the coding sequence ATGATCCGCCACACTGTCCTGTTCAAGTTCAAGCCGGACTTCCCACCGGAGGACAAGCAGACCTGGATCGCCGGACTCAACCGGATGCGCGGCAACATCCCGGGCATGCTCAATCTGGCACACGGACCGGATGTGCTCGGTACCGAGCGGTCCTTCGATTACGCCATCGTGGCGGACTTCGAAACCGTCGAGGACATCGCCGTGTACAACACGCACCCTCTCCACGAGCCGCTGAAGGCGTACTCGTTCCCCAACAGCCTGCACATCCTCTCGGTGGACTTCCACCTCGAAGATCCCCAGCCGGCTCCCGCCAAGACACCGTTGTCTTAA